In Thermus neutrinimicus, the genomic window TGGCTAAAATGCAAGCGGAGTCGGTCCCCCAGTCTCAGATGTATTGACCGATTACACTTTCTTGACAACGCCCGGGTTGGGTCTGCTAGAATCGAGCTAAGCCGGTCCGCTTCCCGACAAAAGGAGTGCCCATGGAGCTGTACCTGGATACCGCCAACTTGGAGGAGATACGGGAGATCGCCGCTTGGGGGGTGCTCTCCGGTGTGACCACCAACCCCACCCTGGTGGCGAAGGAGTATGCGGGCCGAGGAGCCAAGTTGACCGAGGAGGCCTTGTTCGCCCACCTAAGGACCATCTGCGAGGTGGCAGACGGGCCTGTTTCGGCGGAGGTGACCACCTTGGAGGCAGAGGCCATGGTGGAGGAGGGCCTGCGGCTTGCCGCCATCCACCCCCACATCGTGGTCAAACTGCCCACCACCGAGGAGGGCTTGAAGGCCTGCAAGCGCCTTTCCACCCGGGGGGTGAAGGTGAACATGACCTTGATCTTCTCCGCCAACCAGGCCCTGCTGGCGGCCCGGGCAGGGGCAGCCTATGTCTCCCCCTTTCTGGGCCGGGTGGACGATATCTCCTGGGATGGGGGAGAGGTTTTGCGGGAGATCGTGGAGCTAATCCAGGTCCAGGACCTGCCGGTCAAGGTCATCGCCGCCTCCATCCGCCACCCCCGCCATGTGACGGAGGCCGCTCTTCTGGGGGCGGACATCGCCACCATGCCCTATGGGGTCTTCAAGCAGCTTCTTAAGCATCCCTTGACGGACCTAGGCCTTAGGCGCTTTATGGAGGACTGGGAGAAGGTTAAGCCATGAGGAGAAAAGCGGATACCCAACAGGAAGCACCCCTTACCTACCAGGAGCTCTCGGCCAAGATTCTTCCGGAGCTCCACCTGCTGGCCCAGGAAGCGGGGATCGAGAACTACAAGCGCATGAAGAAGGACCAGCTCATCATGGCCCTCCTGGAGCGGCAGACCCAAGGGGAGGGCCTGCAGCTGGTCAAGGGCTACCTGGAGATCAGCCCGGATGGGTATGGGTTCATCACCGAGAACCTGTACAACTTGGAGTCCAGGGTGGCCATCGTCTCTGCAGGGCTCATCCGGCAGTATGCCCTAAGGAGCGGGGACTACATTGTGGGCCGGGCGCGGCCGCCGCGGGAGAATGAGCGGTACGGCACCCTCCTCAAGGTGGAGGCGGTAAACGACCTAGATCCCGAGGCCGCTAAGAGCCGGCCCCGCTTTGACGAGCTCATCCCCCAGTTCCCCGACCGGCAGATCAAGCTGGAGACCACCCCGGACGAGCTTTCCACCCGGGTGATCGACCTGCTGGCCCCCATCGGCCGGGGGCAACGGGGGCTCATCGTGGCCCCGCCCAAGGCAGGCAAGACCACCCTCCTCAAGAAGATCGCCAATGCGGTCCTGAAGAATGAGCCCGACATCAAGGTGATCGTTTTGCTCATAGATGAGCGCCCCGAGGAGGTCACGGACTTCCGGGAAAGCGTCCAGGGAGCCGAGGTCATCGCCAGCACCTTTGATGAGCCGCCCCAAAACCACATCCGGGTGGCGGAGTTTGTGCACGAAAGGGCCAAGCGCATCGTGGAGGAGGGAGGGCACGTGATGATCCTCCTGGACTCCATCACCCGCCTGGCCCGGGCCAACAACCTGGTAACCCCGCCCACGGGCCGCACCCTTTCCGGCGGGTTGGACTCCGCTGCCCTTTACTTCCCCAAGCGCTTCCTGGGGGCAGCCCGCAACATCCGGGGCGGGGGTAGCCTCACCATCCTGGCCACCGCCTTGGTGGAGACCGGAAGCCGCATGGACGATGTGATCTTTGAGGAGTTCAAGGGCACGGGCAACATGGAGCTCCACCTTTCCCGCCGCCTCGAGGAGCGTCGCATCTTCCCGGCCATAGACATCCTGAAGTCCGGGACCCGTCGGGAGGAACTCCTTTTGGGCGAGGAGGTGGTGCACAAGATGTGGCTTTTGCGCAAGGTTCTGGCGGACATGGACCCGGCGGAGGCCATGGAGATGCTCCTGGCCCGCTTGGCCCGCACCAAAAACAACAAGGAGTTTTTGGCATCCCTGGCCGCCCGCTAGGCGGCATTTCCCCTTGGGGGGGGCGGGTAGCCCGCCCCCCCAAGGCCTTTTGCCCCTTGCGTTTTCCCCGCTTGGTCCTGGTATAATCCCCGCGAGGTTTTGGCGGGGTTTGGGAGGTGAGCATTGCGGGGAGTATGGGGAGGTATATGGATCCTGGTTTCCTCTTTGGCCTTCGCCAAGCTGCCTGTTCTTAGCCCCCTTCCCCTTCCCGAGAACACGGTGGAGGTGGGCCAGGCATCCAAAAAGGGGTGGGTCCTCTATGAGGTAAAGCCTGGGGATACGTTGGCAGGGGTCGCGGCCCGCTATGGGGTGGACCCTCGGCACATCATCTGGTCCAGCGGTCTGCAAAGCGACCGCCTGCAGGTGGGGCAAAGGCTTCTCATCCCCTTGGTGGCTGCGGAGGACCGTCCTCCCAGGGTGCCTCCTGGAGTGGAGGTGTATCGGGTGCGCCCGGGGGATACCCTGCAGGGGGTGGCGAGCCGTTATGGTGTAGGCGTTCTGGACCTGGTTTCCGCCAACCCTTCCCTGGAGAGCCTGGACCGGTTGGTGGCGGGGAGCGTCCTTTACATCCCCAAAAGGGCCAAGGGTTTGGTGCTAACCCTGCCCGAGGGGGAGACCTTGGTGGACCTGGCGGCTCGTTTTGGCCTTTCCCCGGTGGCGGTGGCCCGGGCCAACGGGGTGGAAAATCCCACGGAGCTCCGTCCCGGCGACCTGGTCCTCCTCCCCGGCATAGAGGCCAAGACCACCTACCAGCGCCTTCTGGCCAAGCAGGAAGAGGAACGCAAGGCCCGCCTCGAGGCGGAGCGGCGCCGCCAGGAGGAGCTAAGGCGTCTGGCGGAGGAACGTAGGAGGCAGCAAGCCCTGGCCCAGCAGCGTACCCGGGAGGCGCAGCGGGTCCAGGCCCAGCGGCCCCAGGTGCGCCGGGTGAGCTACCAGGAGGGGGCCATGCGCTGGCCCCTTTCCGGCTTCCGCATCACCACCTACTTTGGGCAAAGGGGGGCCTTCCAGCGCTATCACACGGGGATCGACCTGGCCGCTCCTTACGGCACCCCCATCGTGGCCGCCAAGGCGGGGCAGGTGGAGGTGGCGGGTTGGAGTTCGGTGGGATACGGCTTCCACGTGGTCTTGGACCACGGGGGTGGGGTAGAGACCCTTTACGCCCACATGTCCCGCATCGCCGTGCGGGCCGGGCAGTGGGTGGAGGCTGGGCAGGTGATCGGGTACGTGGGGTCCACCGGCTGGTCCACGGGGCCCCACCTGCACTTTGAGGTGCGGGTGGGGGGCGTGGCCCGTAACCCCTTGGCCTACCTCCCCTAGGCGTGGGTGAGCGGTCCGGGGGCCTTTGGGCCCCCGGCTTCTTTCCGCTTGACCCGGCGGGCGGTAAGCTGGAGGATGGAGGACGGGATGGAGAAGGGAACCTTCCAGATCAAGACCGGCTTTGCCGAGATGTTCAAGGGCGGGGTGATCATGGACGTGACCACCCCCGAGCAGGCGGTGATCGCCGAGGAGGCGGGGGCGGTGGCGGTGATGGCCCTGGAGAGGGTACCCGCCGACATCCGGGCCCAGGGAGGCGTGGCCCGCATGTCGGATCCCAAGGTCATCAAGGAGATCATGGCCGCGGTGTCCATTCCCGTGATGGCCAAGGTGCGCATCGGCCACTTTGTGGAGGCCATGATCCTCGAGGCCATCGGGGTGGACTTCATCGACGAGTCCGAGGTCCTCACCCCTGCCGACGAGGAGCACCACATCGACAAGTGGAAGTTCAAGGTGCCCTTCGTCAACGGGGCCCGCGACCTGGGGGAGGCCCTGAGGCGCATCGCCGAAGGGGCGGCCATGATCCGCACCAAGGGGGAGGCGGGCACGGGCAACGTGGTGGAAGCGGTCCGGCATGCCCGCACCATGTGGAAGCAGATCCGCTACGTGCAGTCCCTACGGGAGGACGAACTGGTGGCCTACGCCAAGGAGATCGGGGCCCCCTTGGAGCTGGTAAGGTGGGTCCACGACCACGGCCGCCTTCCCGTGGTGAACTTCGCCGCCGGGGGCATCGCTACCCCGGCCGACGCCGCCTTGATGATGCACCTGGGCATGGATGGGGTCTTCGTGGGGAGCGGCATCTTCAAATCCGGTGACCCCAGGAAGCGGGCCAGGGCCATCGTGCGGGCGGTGACCCATTACAACGACCCCGAGGTGCTGGCCGAGGTCTCCGAGGACCTGGGTGAGCCCATGGTGGGCATCAACCTGGACCAGCTTAAGGAAGAGGAGCGCTTGGCCAAGCGGGGCTGGTGAGGGAAGCCTTGGGTAGGGCCATGGCGCGGGCGGTCTGCGGGGTTTACGAGATCCACCCCGAGCGGGTGGAGAAGGCCCGTGCGGCTTTGCCCCAGGAGGCGGCGCTAAGGGAAGCCGCCCTCCTTCTCAAAGCTTTGGCCGACCCTACCCGGATGCGCCTTCTTCTGGCTTTGAAGGCGGCAGGGGAGCTTTGCGTGTGCGATCTAGCCCTCCTCGCTGGGGTCTCGGTGTCCGCGGTGAGCCACCAGCTGAGGCTTTTGCGCCAGGGGCGGCTGGTGGCCTTCCGGCGGGAAGGAAAGCAGGTCTACTACCGCCTGGCGGATGAACACGTGGAAAGGCTTCTTGAGGGGGCTTTGGAGCACGCACTAGAAAACACTTGAACAACTACTCAAGTGATGCTACCCTGGGGGCATGGAGGCTCCCAGGGTTCGGGTCTTCCGGGTGGAGGGCCTGGACTGTGCTGACTGCGCCTTGAAGGTGGAGAAGGCCCTTTCCGGGGTTCCTGGGGTGGTGCAGGCCCAGGTCAGCTTTGCCAGCGGTAAGGCGTACCTGCACCTCGAGGTCCCCGGGGCGGAGAAGCAGGCGGAAAGGGTGGTTTCCGCCTTGGGCTATCGCCTGAGGCCTGAGGGGGAGGTGGCCAGGGGTGTTCTTGGACCCTGGCCCTGGGCCCTGGCCTCCGGGGGGCTTCTCCTGCTGGCCTTTTTAGCCTCTTTCCTCCTCCCCGGATTAGCCCCCTGGGGTTATGGGCTGGCGGCCTTGGTGGGGGTTTTCCCCCTGGCCCGCCGTGCGGCGGCCGCTTTGCGGCAAAACCCCTTCTGCATGCAGGCCCTGGTCACGGTGGCCACCCTGGGGGCCCTCGTCATCGGGGCGGAGGCCGAGGCGGCAGCGGTGGTTTTTCTCTTCCTGGTGGGAGAGGTGCTGGAGGCCTACAGCGTGGCCCAGGCGCGTAGATTCCTTTATGCCCTTTCCGAGCTTCTTCCCAGGCGGGCCTACCGCCTAAGGGAGGGAAGGGTGGAGGAGGTGTCCCTTAGGGCCTTGAGGGTGGGGGACTTGGTGCGGGTGCCCCCGGGGGAGAGGGTACCGGCCGACGGGGTGGTGGTGTCTGGGCAGGCCTCCTTGGAGGAGGCCGCCTTCACCGGGGAGTCCTTGCCTAGGCCTAAGGGGGCAGGGGACCGCGTTTACGGGGGTAGCCTGCTGGTGGAGGGAAGCCTGGTGGTAAAGGTGGAGCGCCTTCCCGAAGAGGGCTTCTTGGCCGAGATGGAACGCCTGGCGGAGGAAGCCCTTCTCAGGAAGAGCCAGGCGGAGCGGGTGGTGGATGCCTTCAGCCGCCGCTACACCCCGGCGGTCCTTGCCCTGGCGGGCTTTGTGGCCTTGGTGCTTCCCCTCTTTCAAGGGGATTTTCAAGGGCATATGTATAAGGCCCTAGCCCTCCTCCTCATCGCCTGCCCTTGTGCCTTGGTGGTTTCGGTGCCTGCGGCCATCGCGGCTGGGGTAGCCCGGGGGGCCAGGGCCGGGGTGCTCTTTAAGGGTGGGGTGGCCCTGGAGCGCTTAGCCGGGGTGCGCTTCGTGGCCTTGGACAAGACGGGGACCCTGACCCTGGGGAGGCCTCGGCTGGTTAGGGTGGTTCCCTTCGGCATCTCGGCGGAGGAGGCCTTGGCCCTGGCCAAAGGGGTGGCGGAGGGGTCTTCTCACCCTTTGGCCAAGGCGGTGCGGGAAGCTTCGGGATCCAAGGCCTTGCCCTCGGAGGAGCACCGGGCGGTGCCGGGTCTTGGAGCCTTCGCCCGGGTGGAGGGGCGGGAGGTGGGACTGGTGCGCCCAGAGGCGGTTAGCCTACCTCAGGAAGTCCAGGCCCAGCTTATGGCCCTATCGGGGGAAGGCTTCAGCCTTTCCCTGTTGGTTAGGGAAGGGGTTCCCCTGGCCCTTTTGGCCTTCCAGGACATCCCCCGCCTCGAGGCCCAGGAAGCCTTAACAAGGCTACGCCAACTGGGCCTTAAACCCATCCTCCTCACCGGCGACCGGGAGGCCCCGGCCCTGGCCCTGGCCGCGGCTTTGGGGCTGGCTTCCGAGGAGGTCCGGGCGGGTCTTTCCCCCTTGGAAAAGCTCCGCCTGGTGGAGGAGATGGAAAGTAGGGGCGGTGTGGCCATGGTGGGGGATGGGGTGAACGACGCCCCAGCCCTGGCCCGAGCTACGGTGGGACTTGCCGTGGCCGAGGGAACCGAGGTGGCTTCAAGGAGCGCCGACGTGGGACTTTTAGGCCTTTCCGCCTTGCCTCGGGCCTTTCGGCTGAGCCGCCTCACCCTTTCGGTGATCCGCCAGAATGTGGGCCTGGCGGTGGGGCTCAAGGGGCTTTTCCTCCTCACCACCTTACTGGGCTTAACCGGTCTCTGGCCGGCGGTTTTAGCCGACAACGGGGCCCTGGTCTTGGTAACCCTAAATAGCCTACGCCTTCTTTGGGCTCGGTTATAGACTATAATGCCTCCATGCCTAGGGTCTATCCACGTTTGCTGGAGCAGTTTCTTCAGAGCGAGGCCAAAGGGGGTATTCTTCTTTTCTTAGCAGCCCTTTTGGCCTTTATCCTAGCCAACACCCCATGGTCTAGCATGTACTTTGCTCTGCGGGAGGTGCCCGCTGGTGTCCGGCTGGGAACCTTTGACCTGGAAAAGCCCCTTCTCCTTTGGGTCAACGATCTCCTTATGGCACTTTTCTTTCTTCTGGTGGGGCTTGAGCTTAAGCGGGAGGTTCTTTCGGGGGAGCTAAGGGACTACCGGCGGGCGGGCCTGGCCTTGGCTGGGGCTTTGGGGGGTATGGCAGGCCCCGCCCTCCTCTTTCTGGTGGTGAACCCCGGCCTGCCCGAGGCCCGGGGATGGGGGGTGCCCATGGCCACCGATATCGCCTTTGCCCTCGGGGTGCTGGCCTTGGTGCCCAGGGCGCCTCTTGGGCTAAAGCTTTTCCTTACCGCTTTGGCCATTGTGGATGACCTGGGGGCCGTTTTGGTGATCGCCCTCTTTTACACGGGAGGCTTAGAACCCCTCCCCCTGGGCTTGGCGGCCTTCACCCTGGGGGTGGGTTTGCTCCTAAACCGCTTGGGGGTCTGGTACATTTGGCCCTACATGCTTCTGGGATTGCCCCTGTGGTACTTTGTCCTCAAGTCCGGCCTCCACGCCACCTTGGCTGGAGTGCTTTTGGCCTTGGCTATCCCTTTGCGGAGGGCTAGGCCCTTCCAAGGGGCTACTTCTGCCCAGGATCCCGAGGATTTGGAGGGGGAGCTGGAGGGCCTCGAGGAGGGGGTGGAGGGGGCCCAAAGCCCCCTGCACCGCCTGGAGCACACCCTGCACCCTTGGGTGGCGTATGGGGTGCTGCCCGTCTTTGCCTTTTTCAACGCGGGGGTAGCCTTGGCGGGCTTGGAGTTTGGAGCCGTGGCCCTGGGCGTGGCCTTGGGGCTTTTGCTGGGCAAGCCCTTGGGAATCCTCCTTATGGCCTGGTTGGCCCTGCGACTGGGGCTTGGGACCTTGCCCGAGGGAGTGGACCTGAGGGCCATCCTGGGGGTAGGGTTTCTGGCGGGCATCGGCTTTACCATGGCCCTTTTCATCGCGGGGCTTGCCTTCGAGGGGAGCCTATTGGACCAGGCCAAGGTAGGGGTGATGGCGGCTTCCGTGCTGGCTGGGCTTTTGGGCTTTACTTTGGTGCGGGCTTCCCTTGACAGGGCTTTGGCCTAGGCCCAGGATGAGGAGCGTGGTTGGCGTCCTGGCCCTACAAGGGGATTTCCGCGAGCACAAGGAGGCGCTAAAGCGCCTGGGGGTTGAGGCCAAGGAGGTGCGCAAAAGGGAGCACCTGGAAGGAGTGAAGGCCTTGGTGATCCCGGGGGGTGAATCCACCACCATCGGCAAGCTGGCCCGGGAGTACGGCATAGAGGAGGAGGTGCGAAGGCGGGTGGCAGAAGGCTCCCTTGCCCTCTTTGGCACCTGCGCCGGGGCCATATGGCTTTCCCGGGAGATTCTGGGCTACCCCGAGCAGCCCCGCCTTGGGATGCTGGACGTGGCGGTGGAGCGGAATGCCTTTGGCCGGCAGGTGGAGAGCTTCGAGGAGGACCTCGAGGTCCGGGGCCTGGGTCCCTTCCACGGGGTCTTCATCAGGGCCCCGGCTTTCCGCAAGCTGGGAGAGGGGGTGGAGGTGCTGGCGGAGCTGAGTGGCCTTCCCGTCTTGGTGCGCCAAGGTAAGATCCTCGCCAGCGCCTTTCACCCCGAGCTTACGTCGGACACGAGGCTTCACGGATACTTTCTGGGGTTAGCGGGTTTTTAATGGCAGCTACTTGTCGTAAACTAGGCTCGGTAACCATGTGGCCAATCCTGGGAAGAGCATGAGGAGGATAAGGCCCGTGAGCTGAAGTAGGAGAAAGGGGATGGCTGCCCGGTATATAGTACCCATGGAGATCTGGGGTGCCACCCCCCTTACGTAGAAGAGAGCGTACCCGAAGGGAGGAGAGAGGAAAGACATCTGCATGTTTACCAAGTAGAGGACCCCAAACCACAAGGGATCAAATCCAAGGCTCCGGATAATGGGTACAAAGACGGGGACAGCCAGGAGGAGTATTCCTACCCAATCCAGAAACATCCCCAAAACGATAAGGATGATCTGCATTACAATCAAGATTCCCCAAGGGGAAAGCCCTGTGCCTAAAAGGAGCTCGCTGACGAAGCGGTCCCCTCCTTGGGCCACGTAGAAGGCCACGAAGGCGTTGGCCCCAAAGATGATCCAAAGCACCATGGCGGTGGCCTTGGCGGTCTGTTCTAAAGCCAGCCGCAGGTTTTTCCAGGTGAGCTTACGATGTAGGCCTGCCACCACCAGGGACCCGAAGGCTCCTACGGCTGCTGCTTCCGTGGGGGCGGCTAGGCCCAAAAAGATGGTTCCGAGCACCAGGAAGATGAGAAGGAGGGGGGCCCAGATGGTCCTTAGGGCTCGCCAGCGCTCCGCCCAGGTGGGCATTTCCTCCCTTGGGATTCTGGGCACAGCCTGGGGGTAGAGGAGCGCATAGACGATGGAGAAGAGCATGTATAGGCCCGAGAGGACCAACCCGGGAAGCACGGAGCCCAGGTAAAGCTCTCCCACGGACTGGTTGGCCACCAGGCCGTAAATGATGGCGAGAACACTGGGAGGGATAAGGATGCCGAGGGTGCCCCCTGCCATCACGGTGCCTGCGGCTAGCACAGGGCTATACCCCCGGCGTAGCATCGCTGGTAAGGCCACTAGTGCCATGGTGACCACCGCCGCGCCGATCACCCCCACCATGGCGGCGAGAACGGTAGAAGCAGCAACGGTAGCGACCGCTAAACCCCCTGGGATCCGCCCCAGCCACTTGTAGGCGACGTCAAAGATTTCCTCAATAAGCCCAGACTTTTCTAGCATGGACGCCATGAAAATAAAGAGGGGAATGGCCGCTAGAAGGTACTGGGTCATGTTATTCCACATGCGCTGGGGCACTAGGGCTAAGGCGTCCGGGCTCCAGAGCCAGGCAATGAAAGCCACAGCAACGCCTCCTATCAAAAAGGCCAGCGGGTAACCCGTAAACAGGAGGAGGAAGAGACTCCCGAACATCAACCAGGTCAGCGTTTCAATGGGCACGATCTTCCTCCTTTCCTAGAAGCACGAGAAGGTCTCGGATTGCGTTAGCTAGACCCTGTAGAAGCAGCAGAGCGGCACCCATGGGGATGGCCAGCTTGAAGGGAAATATGGGGATGGCCTGGTTGGCCAGGGAAAACTCCCGGTTCTGCCAGGAAGCCAGGAAGAACTTCCAGCCATACACCACCAGGGTGCCAGCAAATAGCGCTAGAAAAACGAAGCCCAGAAGGTTGACCCAGGCTTGTCCTTTACGGGGGAGCCGGCTATAGAAGACGTCCACACCCACGTGAGCCTTTTCCTTTAGGGCATAAGCACCAGCCAGCACATACAGGAGGCCGAAGAGGAGCGTGGACACCTCGTGGGCCCACTGGGTGGGGGCGTTGAAGAAGTATCGCCGCACCACCTCGGCGGTAAGGATGAGAACCGCCAGCAAGGTAAGCCAGGCGACCAACCGCCCTGACCCTAGGCTTAAGGCGTCAATGAGGTTGAGGAGGCGCAGCAGGGTTTGGATCACGGCGCAACCCTCGAGGCTAGAGGCTCAAGCCGCGGATATCCGCATCGGTGACGTACCCCAAGGCCTTCATGTACTCCAGTTGGCTAGCAAAGGCTTCTCGAGCGTACTTGTCCTGTTTGGCCCACTTGAACCAGATGGGGATGGCCACGCGGCGGAACTTGCGCACATCCACCGTGGAGAGGCGAATGATCTGCACACCCGCGGCCTTGTATTTGGGCCAGGTTTCTAGGTTTGCCTTCTGGATGCCGGCATAGTGGATCCAGCTCCACTCGTGAACTGCTGCCTCAAAGCGCTCCTGAAGGTTCTTGGGCAGGGCGCGCCAGCGGTTGATGTTGATGGTGATATCCGCCAGGTCCACAGGTTGATGGATGCAAGGCGTTTCGGGTGGACCCATAATGATGTATTTGGTGACTTGGTGGAAACCCAGGTTGTAGTTCACCGCCGGGCCTACAAAGTCGGCCGCATCGATGACCCCGCGCTCCAAGGCTGGATACACCTCACCGCCCGGCAGGAGCACCGTGGCAGCGCCGGCGGCGGCAAAGATCTCGGCGATCATGCCCCCGGGCACCCTGAGCTTCACCCCCTTAAAGTCCTCGAAGCTCTTGATCGATTTCTTGGAATGAATGAGGTTATAGTCATGCTGGACCGGGCCCACAAAGAAAAGCCCCTGTTCCTCGTAGGCTTTGCGGGCCAACTGCAGGCCACCTAGTGCGTAGTACCAAGTTTCCCACTGGTCAGGACGGTCCAGGCCCAAAGGATAGGAGGAAAGGAAGGCAGTAACGGGCATCCTCCCTGCCCAGTAGAGGGTAAAGGGATGCATGCCATCCAGGACCCCGGTCTTGACCGCATCGAACATGTCAAAAGTGCCCACCACTGCCCCGGCAGGGAAGGTTTGGATTTCTATTTGGCCGTCGGTGAGCTCTTTGACCCGCTCGGCGAACTTCTGGAACAGGCTATAGCCCACGGTTCCTGCGTCCCAGGCCGACTGGATGCGCCAGCGGAACCTGGGGGCCTGGGCAATAGCCAGAGGGCTAAACACCGAGCTCGCCGCCACGCCAGTGGCTAGCCTGCGAATAAAGTTCCTCCGGTTCTCCTTCATGGTTCCCCTCCAGCGTAGAACGATACAAGCACCTCTGGGAATAACGCAGCAGGTTGGTGACGGACTTATAGAAACACGAGTTGCCTCATTTGTCAAGCCTTGGTATGTTTTTTCATTTAGCGAAATATCGGGATTCCTGATGGGACCAGGCACTCAAGGAAACTTCCCCCCGCCAGAGAGCGTGGGAAGGGGGATTTTAGGGTCGGAAGGAAGAAGGTACCCTGATGCTCAGGGCCGCATCCGGGTGTACATCCTGGGGAAGGGGATGGCCTCGCGCACATGGGAGAGGCCGCAGATCCAAGCCACGGTGCGCTCCAGGCCCAGGCCGAAGCCCGAGTGGGGCACGCTGCCAAAGCGCCTCAGGTCCAGATACCAATCGTAGACCTCCTCCGGGAGGCTGAACTCTTGAATTTTCCTGCGTAGGAGCTCCAGGTCGTGGATTCTCTGGCTTCCCCCGATGATCTCCCCGTACCCCTCGGGGGCCAGGAGGTCGTCGTTGAGGACCAGTTCCGGGTCCTCTGGGTCCGGCTCCATGTAGAAGGCTTTGATGCGGGCGGGGTAGCGCTCGATAAAGACGGGCCGGTCAAACTGGCGGCTGAGGGCGGCCTCCTGGGGGGCCCCGAAGTCCTCCCCGTAGGGCAGGGGTGGCACCTCGGGGTCCTTTTCCGCCAGCCGGTTTACCAGGGCCACGGCCTCCTTATAGGTGAGGCGAGGGTAGTTCCCTTCTGCGGCGGGTTCCAGGGCCCTGGGGTCCCGCCCTAGCATCTCCAGCTCCTTAGCCCTGCGCTCCAGGACACGGCCCACCAGGTAGCTCACCAGCTCCTCCTGCAGGGCCATGTTCTCCTCGTGGGTCATGAAGGCCACCTCGGGTTCCACCATCCAAAACTCCAAAAGGTGGCGGCGGGTTTTGCTCCTTTCTGCCCGGAAGGTGGGGCCAAAGGTATAGACCTTGCCATAGGCCAAGGCCCCGGCCTCCGCGTAGAGCTGGCC contains:
- the fsa gene encoding fructose-6-phosphate aldolase, translating into MELYLDTANLEEIREIAAWGVLSGVTTNPTLVAKEYAGRGAKLTEEALFAHLRTICEVADGPVSAEVTTLEAEAMVEEGLRLAAIHPHIVVKLPTTEEGLKACKRLSTRGVKVNMTLIFSANQALLAARAGAAYVSPFLGRVDDISWDGGEVLREIVELIQVQDLPVKVIAASIRHPRHVTEAALLGADIATMPYGVFKQLLKHPLTDLGLRRFMEDWEKVKP
- the rho gene encoding transcription termination factor Rho; protein product: MRRKADTQQEAPLTYQELSAKILPELHLLAQEAGIENYKRMKKDQLIMALLERQTQGEGLQLVKGYLEISPDGYGFITENLYNLESRVAIVSAGLIRQYALRSGDYIVGRARPPRENERYGTLLKVEAVNDLDPEAAKSRPRFDELIPQFPDRQIKLETTPDELSTRVIDLLAPIGRGQRGLIVAPPKAGKTTLLKKIANAVLKNEPDIKVIVLLIDERPEEVTDFRESVQGAEVIASTFDEPPQNHIRVAEFVHERAKRIVEEGGHVMILLDSITRLARANNLVTPPTGRTLSGGLDSAALYFPKRFLGAARNIRGGGSLTILATALVETGSRMDDVIFEEFKGTGNMELHLSRRLEERRIFPAIDILKSGTRREELLLGEEVVHKMWLLRKVLADMDPAEAMEMLLARLARTKNNKEFLASLAAR
- a CDS encoding peptidoglycan DD-metalloendopeptidase family protein; the protein is MAFAKLPVLSPLPLPENTVEVGQASKKGWVLYEVKPGDTLAGVAARYGVDPRHIIWSSGLQSDRLQVGQRLLIPLVAAEDRPPRVPPGVEVYRVRPGDTLQGVASRYGVGVLDLVSANPSLESLDRLVAGSVLYIPKRAKGLVLTLPEGETLVDLAARFGLSPVAVARANGVENPTELRPGDLVLLPGIEAKTTYQRLLAKQEEERKARLEAERRRQEELRRLAEERRRQQALAQQRTREAQRVQAQRPQVRRVSYQEGAMRWPLSGFRITTYFGQRGAFQRYHTGIDLAAPYGTPIVAAKAGQVEVAGWSSVGYGFHVVLDHGGGVETLYAHMSRIAVRAGQWVEAGQVIGYVGSTGWSTGPHLHFEVRVGGVARNPLAYLP
- the pdxS gene encoding pyridoxal 5'-phosphate synthase lyase subunit PdxS; its protein translation is MEKGTFQIKTGFAEMFKGGVIMDVTTPEQAVIAEEAGAVAVMALERVPADIRAQGGVARMSDPKVIKEIMAAVSIPVMAKVRIGHFVEAMILEAIGVDFIDESEVLTPADEEHHIDKWKFKVPFVNGARDLGEALRRIAEGAAMIRTKGEAGTGNVVEAVRHARTMWKQIRYVQSLREDELVAYAKEIGAPLELVRWVHDHGRLPVVNFAAGGIATPADAALMMHLGMDGVFVGSGIFKSGDPRKRARAIVRAVTHYNDPEVLAEVSEDLGEPMVGINLDQLKEEERLAKRGW
- a CDS encoding ArsR/SmtB family transcription factor, which gives rise to MARAVCGVYEIHPERVEKARAALPQEAALREAALLLKALADPTRMRLLLALKAAGELCVCDLALLAGVSVSAVSHQLRLLRQGRLVAFRREGKQVYYRLADEHVERLLEGALEHALENT
- a CDS encoding heavy metal translocating P-type ATPase, with protein sequence MEAPRVRVFRVEGLDCADCALKVEKALSGVPGVVQAQVSFASGKAYLHLEVPGAEKQAERVVSALGYRLRPEGEVARGVLGPWPWALASGGLLLLAFLASFLLPGLAPWGYGLAALVGVFPLARRAAAALRQNPFCMQALVTVATLGALVIGAEAEAAAVVFLFLVGEVLEAYSVAQARRFLYALSELLPRRAYRLREGRVEEVSLRALRVGDLVRVPPGERVPADGVVVSGQASLEEAAFTGESLPRPKGAGDRVYGGSLLVEGSLVVKVERLPEEGFLAEMERLAEEALLRKSQAERVVDAFSRRYTPAVLALAGFVALVLPLFQGDFQGHMYKALALLLIACPCALVVSVPAAIAAGVARGARAGVLFKGGVALERLAGVRFVALDKTGTLTLGRPRLVRVVPFGISAEEALALAKGVAEGSSHPLAKAVREASGSKALPSEEHRAVPGLGAFARVEGREVGLVRPEAVSLPQEVQAQLMALSGEGFSLSLLVREGVPLALLAFQDIPRLEAQEALTRLRQLGLKPILLTGDREAPALALAAALGLASEEVRAGLSPLEKLRLVEEMESRGGVAMVGDGVNDAPALARATVGLAVAEGTEVASRSADVGLLGLSALPRAFRLSRLTLSVIRQNVGLAVGLKGLFLLTTLLGLTGLWPAVLADNGALVLVTLNSLRLLWARL
- the nhaA gene encoding Na+/H+ antiporter NhaA, translating into MPRVYPRLLEQFLQSEAKGGILLFLAALLAFILANTPWSSMYFALREVPAGVRLGTFDLEKPLLLWVNDLLMALFFLLVGLELKREVLSGELRDYRRAGLALAGALGGMAGPALLFLVVNPGLPEARGWGVPMATDIAFALGVLALVPRAPLGLKLFLTALAIVDDLGAVLVIALFYTGGLEPLPLGLAAFTLGVGLLLNRLGVWYIWPYMLLGLPLWYFVLKSGLHATLAGVLLALAIPLRRARPFQGATSAQDPEDLEGELEGLEEGVEGAQSPLHRLEHTLHPWVAYGVLPVFAFFNAGVALAGLEFGAVALGVALGLLLGKPLGILLMAWLALRLGLGTLPEGVDLRAILGVGFLAGIGFTMALFIAGLAFEGSLLDQAKVGVMAASVLAGLLGFTLVRASLDRALA
- the pdxT gene encoding pyridoxal 5'-phosphate synthase glutaminase subunit PdxT, with amino-acid sequence MRSVVGVLALQGDFREHKEALKRLGVEAKEVRKREHLEGVKALVIPGGESTTIGKLAREYGIEEEVRRRVAEGSLALFGTCAGAIWLSREILGYPEQPRLGMLDVAVERNAFGRQVESFEEDLEVRGLGPFHGVFIRAPAFRKLGEGVEVLAELSGLPVLVRQGKILASAFHPELTSDTRLHGYFLGLAGF